The following are encoded together in the Candidatus Zixiibacteriota bacterium genome:
- a CDS encoding Rrf2 family transcriptional regulator: MKFSTRCRYGLRLMIELARALKRQKLVRLGKIAKVTGLSINYLTQLAIPLKSAGLVVGVSGRNGGFHLTRPPEEIRLSEIVVALDGPVSVTDCVVSPDVCLNSAFCEARMIWSILSGTMLEVLESYTLADLIDRDRINRIREKHADLPYLDPDRLLNEKEDGEIHGCPKAAGK; encoded by the coding sequence ATGAAGTTTTCTACGCGATGTCGTTACGGGCTGAGGCTCATGATCGAGCTGGCCCGTGCGCTGAAAAGGCAGAAACTCGTCCGTCTTGGTAAAATCGCCAAAGTCACCGGATTATCGATCAACTACCTGACGCAGTTGGCAATTCCGCTCAAGAGCGCCGGGCTTGTGGTCGGTGTTTCCGGGCGAAATGGCGGTTTTCATCTCACACGGCCACCGGAAGAAATCAGGTTGAGCGAGATAGTGGTTGCTCTGGATGGTCCGGTTTCGGTAACCGACTGTGTGGTCAGTCCGGATGTGTGTCTCAACAGTGCCTTTTGCGAAGCGCGGATGATCTGGTCGATTCTGAGCGGTACGATGCTCGAGGTGCTAGAAAGTTACACCTTGGCTGACTTGATCGACCGGGACCGGATTAACCGGATCCGTGAAAAGCATGCCGATCTGCCTTATCTCGACCCTGACCGCTTACTCAACGAAAAAGAAGATGGTGAAATACATGGCTGCCCCAAGGCGGCCGGGAAATGA
- a CDS encoding fibro-slime domain-containing protein — translation MRKLFGGIIMKKLVLALTLVFSLGLMVNAQAGLVGTYYNLADSHPDMQSNITGLNTGMVENMLTGATPTLTAYGQTQVNQFDWWDDAYMVGQRVDSDADLQSNFASSWFPQIANTGLPGDPFHFAVHWTGTFYVAEDKEYTYSMGSDDDSWLFIDNQLTLDLGGVHGLSYDSYTVNLTQGYHNIDIFFAERHTVQSGFQLNFFSDLNPVPEPTTMVLVGLGLAGFGLIRRRRS, via the coding sequence ATGCGAAAACTATTTGGAGGAATAATCATGAAAAAATTAGTACTTGCCCTGACTTTGGTTTTCAGTCTCGGACTGATGGTCAACGCCCAGGCCGGCCTGGTCGGTACCTATTACAATCTCGCCGACAGCCATCCGGATATGCAGAGCAATATTACCGGCCTGAATACAGGTATGGTTGAGAATATGCTGACCGGTGCTACTCCGACTTTGACCGCTTACGGTCAGACCCAGGTCAATCAGTTTGACTGGTGGGATGATGCTTACATGGTCGGCCAGAGAGTTGATTCTGATGCCGATCTGCAGAGCAACTTCGCCAGCTCCTGGTTCCCGCAGATCGCCAATACCGGTCTTCCCGGCGATCCGTTCCATTTCGCCGTTCACTGGACCGGCACTTTCTACGTGGCCGAGGATAAGGAATACACTTACAGCATGGGTTCCGATGATGATTCCTGGCTGTTTATCGATAACCAGTTGACCCTCGATCTGGGTGGCGTTCATGGTCTCAGCTATGACAGCTATACTGTCAACCTGACCCAGGGTTATCATAATATCGATATCTTCTTCGCCGAACGTCATACTGTGCAGTCCGGCTTCCAGCTCAACTTCTTCAGCGACCTCAACCCGGTTCCGGAACCGACTACTATGGTTCTGGTCGGTCTCGGTCTGGCTGGATTCGGCCTGATCCGCAGGCGCAGAAGCTAA
- a CDS encoding MMPL family transporter — translation MKLIDSSIKFPVTVIVGVLIVGLGGLIAINEVPVQLTPEVERPMIYVNTTWLGASPEEIEKEIVEKQEEYLKSVEGVVEMRSESQDSRGTVTLEFPAGTDITGAVVRVTNKLNEVPSYPQNADRPVVTTSGGTEGAIAWFVIKSDSAGVYVPHQQTLIEDFVKPRLERVEGVSSINIFGGLEQELHVIVDPDLLASSGITVSQLTAALRSENRDISAGDFGEGKRRYVVRTVSRFDSVEDVSQTVVTVRNGIPIRVGDVARVSLDYRKPSAMVRHFGKPSIAFNAQRQVGANVLEVVDGLLAQVEILNREIMEPRGMRIENVYRETVYINSAIDLVMSNIYLGGFLAILALFIFLRSASAIAVVALSIPISIITTFLAMSLFGRTINVISLAGMAFAVGMVVDSSIVVLENIYRHMQMGKPRLKAASDAAREVWGALLASTVTTVAVFLPIMFVEEQAGQLFKDIAIAISSAIVISLLVSITVIPTLSSRILRVSGRMRERDSRTTFLGRLANRIASFVDYINAKGTRRIATIAGIVIVAMGLTWFLLPGAEYLPNGNRNLIFGFMLPPPGYNLDEMISVGKTVESHIQPLWEADAESADTMAGGGIDNFFFVALTNQAFMGMRARDGARAKELVPIANRALSSIPGAIGFASQTSLFGRSFAGTRSVRIDVTGPDLPQVLGLAGQVFGQVGQVLNGANSRPIPGLDLGSPEVRVNPDRVRSADVNLSAGDIGQAVNVLVDGAVVSEYYHQGKEIDLVIKGRQGWTDHTQDIAMLPIATPSGRIITVGDVAEVYLTQGPVQINHVERQRVVSIETVLPDNIALEEAMNKIEREIVQPLEEQGRIGGLYDINLSGTADDLTRLRKELTTDFHIAIVLTFLLLAALFQSFVYPPVVMLTVPLATFGGVLGLNVVRIFDPTQQLDVLTMLGFVILVGTVINNSILIVYQALNLMREGVDPRTAVKESVRVRVRPIFMSTGTSTLGMLPLIVMPGAGSELYRGLGSVVVGGLAVSTIITLVLTPLVFTYAIELVTRVRALVGAKPVPVSVAPSLDGQSQHSQAES, via the coding sequence ATGAAGTTAATTGATTCTTCAATAAAATTTCCGGTAACCGTTATTGTCGGTGTGCTGATCGTCGGCCTGGGTGGATTGATCGCCATCAATGAAGTCCCGGTGCAGTTGACTCCTGAAGTTGAACGGCCGATGATCTATGTCAACACCACCTGGCTGGGGGCTTCTCCCGAAGAGATCGAAAAAGAGATCGTCGAAAAACAGGAGGAGTATCTCAAGTCTGTCGAGGGTGTGGTCGAGATGAGGTCCGAGTCGCAGGACAGCCGGGGCACAGTAACCCTGGAATTTCCGGCCGGTACCGATATAACCGGGGCGGTAGTACGGGTTACCAATAAGCTCAACGAGGTTCCTTCTTATCCGCAAAATGCCGATCGCCCTGTGGTTACGACTTCCGGAGGAACAGAGGGGGCGATCGCATGGTTCGTGATCAAATCCGACAGCGCCGGCGTCTATGTGCCTCATCAGCAGACGTTAATAGAAGATTTCGTCAAGCCGAGACTGGAGCGTGTCGAAGGTGTCTCCTCGATCAATATCTTTGGCGGATTGGAACAGGAACTGCACGTCATAGTCGATCCGGATTTGCTGGCATCGTCGGGAATCACAGTCAGCCAGTTGACGGCCGCCCTGCGCAGCGAAAACCGCGATATCTCTGCCGGTGATTTCGGCGAGGGTAAAAGGCGTTACGTGGTTCGGACTGTCAGCCGGTTCGATTCGGTCGAGGACGTCAGCCAGACTGTAGTGACTGTACGTAACGGTATTCCGATCCGGGTCGGCGATGTTGCCCGGGTCAGCCTCGATTATCGCAAACCGAGTGCGATGGTGCGCCATTTTGGTAAACCCTCGATCGCCTTCAATGCCCAGCGTCAGGTCGGTGCCAATGTCCTCGAGGTGGTCGATGGTCTTCTGGCCCAGGTCGAAATCCTCAATCGTGAGATCATGGAACCGCGCGGGATGCGTATCGAAAATGTCTACCGCGAAACCGTCTACATAAACTCAGCTATCGACCTGGTAATGTCTAATATTTACCTGGGTGGTTTTTTGGCAATTCTGGCGCTGTTTATCTTCCTGCGTTCAGCCTCGGCGATCGCAGTTGTGGCATTGTCTATCCCGATTTCGATCATAACGACTTTTCTGGCTATGTCCCTGTTTGGCCGCACTATTAACGTTATCTCGCTGGCCGGGATGGCTTTCGCGGTCGGCATGGTGGTCGACAGTTCGATTGTCGTTTTAGAAAATATTTACCGCCATATGCAGATGGGCAAGCCCCGCCTGAAGGCGGCCTCCGATGCCGCGCGCGAAGTCTGGGGCGCGCTTCTGGCCTCGACTGTAACGACTGTGGCGGTGTTTTTGCCGATTATGTTTGTAGAGGAGCAGGCCGGGCAATTGTTCAAAGATATTGCCATCGCAATCTCCAGCGCTATCGTAATCTCGCTTCTGGTCTCGATTACGGTTATCCCGACACTTTCATCACGTATCTTGCGTGTCTCCGGGCGAATGCGGGAGCGTGACAGCCGGACCACATTTCTCGGCAGGCTGGCCAACCGGATAGCGTCGTTTGTCGATTACATCAATGCCAAAGGAACGCGCCGGATCGCCACTATTGCCGGAATAGTGATCGTGGCCATGGGATTGACATGGTTTCTCCTGCCGGGTGCGGAGTATCTCCCCAATGGCAACCGCAACCTGATCTTCGGATTCATGTTGCCTCCGCCGGGATATAATCTCGATGAAATGATTTCGGTCGGCAAAACCGTGGAGTCGCATATCCAGCCTCTATGGGAGGCCGATGCTGAATCAGCGGATACCATGGCAGGCGGTGGAATAGATAATTTCTTTTTCGTAGCGCTTACAAACCAGGCCTTTATGGGTATGCGGGCCCGTGACGGGGCCCGGGCTAAAGAGCTGGTTCCGATTGCCAACCGGGCACTCTCCTCGATTCCGGGTGCTATTGGTTTCGCCAGCCAGACCTCTCTTTTCGGTCGCAGTTTCGCGGGTACCCGCTCTGTTCGGATAGATGTTACCGGACCGGATCTGCCCCAGGTACTGGGTCTGGCGGGACAGGTTTTCGGCCAGGTCGGCCAGGTATTGAACGGCGCTAACTCGAGGCCGATCCCGGGTCTTGACCTGGGCAGTCCTGAAGTGCGGGTGAATCCCGATCGGGTTCGGTCTGCCGATGTCAACCTCTCAGCCGGAGATATAGGTCAGGCTGTAAATGTGCTGGTCGATGGCGCAGTGGTCAGTGAATACTATCATCAGGGCAAGGAAATCGATCTGGTGATCAAGGGACGTCAGGGCTGGACCGATCATACCCAGGATATCGCCATGTTGCCGATCGCAACACCTTCGGGGCGGATAATCACTGTCGGTGATGTCGCCGAGGTCTACCTGACACAGGGGCCGGTGCAGATCAATCATGTTGAACGGCAAAGAGTTGTCTCGATCGAGACGGTTCTTCCGGACAATATCGCCCTGGAAGAAGCGATGAACAAAATCGAGCGTGAAATAGTTCAACCTCTCGAAGAGCAGGGGCGAATCGGGGGGCTCTACGACATCAATCTTTCCGGCACAGCTGATGATCTTACTCGCCTGCGGAAGGAACTCACGACCGACTTTCACATCGCTATCGTGTTGACGTTTTTGCTTTTAGCGGCATTATTTCAATCATTTGTTTACCCGCCTGTTGTCATGCTGACAGTACCCCTGGCAACTTTTGGTGGAGTGCTGGGACTTAACGTTGTCAGGATATTCGATCCAACCCAGCAACTGGATGTTCTCACCATGCTGGGCTTCGTGATACTGGTGGGTACTGTGATCAACAACTCGATTCTGATTGTCTACCAGGCTCTTAACCTGATGCGTGAGGGGGTTGATCCGCGCACGGCAGTCAAGGAGTCGGTGCGTGTGCGTGTGCGTCCAATCTTTATGTCGACAGGGACTTCAACTCTCGGTATGTTGCCCCTGATAGTGATGCCGGGAGCTGGTTCCGAGTTGTATCGCGGTCTGGGTTCGGTGGTCGTCGGCGGATTGGCAGTATCTACTATTATAACGCTGGTTCTTACCCCATTAGTGTTCACTTATGCCATCGAGCTCGTTACCAGGGTCAGGGCCCTGGTCGGAGCTAAACCAGTGCCGGTATCGGTCGCTCCAAGCCTCGACGGCCAGAGTCAGCACTCCCAGGCCGAATCTTAA